In one Cherax quadricarinatus isolate ZL_2023a unplaced genomic scaffold, ASM3850222v1 Contig59, whole genome shotgun sequence genomic region, the following are encoded:
- the LOC128700665 gene encoding zinc finger protein 84-like — protein sequence MDHVPLIDLQEPLLKEYQCSECLKCFTNKSDLERHMRVHTGVKPYQCLECLKCFSQKSNLVEHKKIHTGEKPYQCLDCLKCFSKESYLVKHKKIHTGEKPFQCSECLKCFSQKSYLVIHENIHTGEKPYQCLECLKHFSQKSNLVEHEKIHKGEKPYQCSECLKCFSNKSYLVKHEKIHIGNKPYQCSECVKCFVSKSCLEGHLRIHTGDKPFQCSECLKGFSKKSGLIRHVKIHTGEKPYQCSECTKCFITKSYLEGHTRIHTGQKPYKCSECLKCFCTKSELVKHKKIHTGEKPYKCSECLKNFGNKSDLVKHKKIHTGEKPYKCSECLKCFSNKSDLIKHEKIHTGEKPYQCSECLKCFGSKINLEGHIRIHTGEKPYQCSECLKSFRSKSNLLRHKKIHTGKKPYQCSECLKCFSQRSKLVDHEKIHTGEKPYQCSECLKCFSTKSHLVIHMRVHTGEKPYQCLECLKCFSRKSNLVHHKQVHTGK from the coding sequence ATGGATCATGTGCCCCTCATTGACCTCCAGGAACCTCTCTTGAAAgaatatcagtgttcagaatgtctgaaatgttttacaaATAAAAGTGATCTTGAAAGACACATGAGAGTGCATACAGGAGTTAAGCCTTATCAGTGTttagagtgtctgaaatgttttagccaAAAAAGTAATCTTGTAGAACACAAGAaaattcatacaggagaaaagCCTTATCAGTGTTTAGATTGTCTGAAATGTTTCAGTAAAGAAAGTTATCTTGTAAAGCACAAGAaaattcatacaggagaaaagccttttcagtgttcagagtgtctgaaatgttttagtcaaaAAAGTTATCTTGTTATTCATGAGAacattcatacaggagagaaaccttaTCAGTGTTTGGAGTGTCTAAAACACTTTAGCCAAAAAAGTAATCTTGTAGAACATGAGAAAATCCATAAAGGAGAGAAGCCTTATCAATGTTCAGAATGTTTAAAATGTTTCAGCAATAAAAGTTATCTTGTAAAGCATGAGAAAATTCATATAGGCAATAAAccttatcagtgttcagaatgtgtAAAATGTTTTGTCTCTAAAAGTTGTCTTGAAGGACACTTGAGAattcatacaggagataaaccatttcagtgttcagagtgtctgaaaggTTTTAGCAAGAAAAGTGGTCTTATAAGACATGTGaaaattcatacaggagagaaaccttatcaatgttcagagtgtacAAAATGTTTTATCACTAAAAGTTATCTTGAAGGACATACAAGAATTCATACAGGACAGAAACCCTataagtgttcagagtgtctgaaatgtttctgCACTAAGAGTGAACTTGTTAAGCATAAGaaaattcatacaggagagaaaccctataagtgttcagagtgtctgaagaATTTTGGCAATAAAAGTGATCTTGTTAAGCACAAGaaaattcatacaggagagaagccTTATAAGTGTTCTGAATGTTTGAAATGTTTCAGTAATAAAAGTGATCTTATAAAACATGAGaaaattcatacaggagagaagccttatcagtgttcagaatgtttgaAATGTTTCGGTAGTAAAATAAATCTTGAAGGACACATaagaattcatacaggagaaaaaCCGTATCAGTGTTCTGAGTGTTTGAAAAGTTTTCGTAGTAAAAGTAATCTTTTAAGACATAAGAAAATTCATACTGGAAAAAAGccttatcagtgttcagagtgtctgaaatgtttcagCCAAAgaagtaaacttgtagatcacgagaaaattcatactggagagaaaccttatcagtgttcagaatgtttgaAATGTTTTAGCACTAAAAGTCATCTTGTAAtacacatgagagttcatacaggagagaagccTTATCAGTGTTTagaatgtctgaaatgttttagcagAAAAAGCAATCTTGTACATCATAAACAAGTTCATACAGGAAAATGA